The sequence GAATCAAGAAAATAATCGCCCAGGCCGGTTGCCTGTTTTTCGTAGAACCGGAAACCGTCAATCAAGTCTTGCTGTGCCTCGTCAAGGATGCGGATATTCATTTAACGGAAGTCCGGATTTTCTCTTTGGCCTCCATCCAATCCGAGAATTGCGCAGTTCCTTGAGTGATTCGTTCTTCCCTCGTACGCAGGATTTTTTCGTGCCAGCCAGGCGAGGGTATTTGTTCCGAGGTGCGGCAGAGGTCGTCCCAGATCAGTTCCATTGTCTTGAGCTTGTCGGAAACTGTCATTTTGTCGATTTGCAGAGTTGATTCCATTAGCAGCCTCCATAGAATGTATTCTAATAAAATATACTGCATCGGGATGTGTATCGCAATTCATTAAAAAAATAGAATTTTCCATTTTTCAGGCGAAGGATTTTGGCTGCTGGACGAGGGCGAGGTGGTGAGCTTTGAACAGGGTTTCAAATATCTGGGCGTGATGTTCGTTAAAAGCATGATCATGACGCCTTTTCCGATGTCCAAGAAGAAGCGGCAGGGAAGTAAAGGACTAAACGTTGTTTTTTACAGTTAACAAGTTTATCTCTGGGAGGAATCCGGCAGGGTTCAGAAGGTTAAAACCATCCTCGGCCAAGTATGATCTTCACGGTTCATTCCGCCGGATGGCGGCGATCCGGGTCAAGTGCTTCTTGTCGTAGGAAAAGATTTCGCTGATTTTATGGCGTTCCATTACAGCGGCGATGTAGCCGTCAATGAAATCGATGTTGTCGGCCATGTAATGTTCAACCGCTTTTTCAACCAGGGGACCGTTGATGACTTCAAGGCCGGGAGTTGCCAGGATGGCCTTGATCATTGGGCCGATAGAGCTGTTTTTAAGACCGTAAGAGGACTCCAGCACCCAGACGACCTCGGCGAGGACCAGTTCAACGGTCACCAACTTTATCTTACCGTCGGCGGCCTCGGCAAGCAGCTTGTCAACCCGCTCCGCCTTGGCCGGATCATCGTTGGTGAGATAACGTATGAAGATGTTTGTATCGAGAAAACATGATTTCATGACATTTCACCGCTGACCCGTCGGCCTACCGCCTTCTTGGCGGTGCGCCGCTCTTCATCCGGGCCGCCGCCGCTGCCGGTCACGCAGCCCCGCAGGTCCCGGAGGGTCTTGACCGGCATCAGGATGATCCTGTCTCCTTGGGAGATAAAATCAATTTTATCCTTCGGATGGATGTCTAATTGATCCCTGAGAGCCTTTGGTATGGTTATCTGGCCCTTTGTAGTCACAGTCGAAATCATTTTCTACCTCCTGTTGATAATCTTACTTTTTATA is a genomic window of Desulfobacterales bacterium containing:
- a CDS encoding AbrB/MazE/SpoVT family DNA-binding domain-containing protein, producing the protein MISTVTTKGQITIPKALRDQLDIHPKDKIDFISQGDRIILMPVKTLRDLRGCVTGSGGGPDEERRTAKKAVGRRVSGEMS
- a CDS encoding addiction module protein, producing MESTLQIDKMTVSDKLKTMELIWDDLCRTSEQIPSPGWHEKILRTREERITQGTAQFSDWMEAKEKIRTSVK
- a CDS encoding type II toxin-antitoxin system VapC family toxin, with protein sequence MKSCFLDTNIFIRYLTNDDPAKAERVDKLLAEAADGKIKLVTVELVLAEVVWVLESSYGLKNSSIGPMIKAILATPGLEVINGPLVEKAVEHYMADNIDFIDGYIAAVMERHKISEIFSYDKKHLTRIAAIRRNEP